tcataatCAGTGATAAACTGAATACTATATTACAAACTTTGCAAATTAAGTTTGGCAAGTCTAAGTGTGAGACCTCTGTTTTGTatcttatatttatttattttttatttcctcTTGTTGGCCTTCCATGGGTCCAGTGACCATCCCTGTGCCttttctatctgtgtgtgtgtgtgtgtgtgtgtgcgtgtgtgcgtgcattttctatctgtgtgtgtgtgccttttctatctgtgtgtgtgtgtgtgtatgagtgtgtgtgtgtgtctgtgtgtgcatgcgtgtgtgtctgtgtgtgtgtgtgtgtgtctgtgcgtgtgtctgtgtgtgtgtgtctgtgcgtgaatGCGTTTCCCTTTtctatttgtgcgtgtgtgtgtgcgcgcgtgtgtgtgtgtgtgtgtgtgtgtgtgtgtgtgtgccttttctATCTCTGTAGATCTTCAGCAGCTCCTACTCCATCAGCAGCAATGTCACGTCCCCCCGCTCTACGGTAAACCTGGCCTCCTGAggaacacacgaacacacacacacacacacacacacacacactcaaaccgcTCTACGGTAAACCTGGCCTcctgaggaacacacacacacacacacacacactcaccgctcTATGGTAAACCTGGCCTCCTgaggaacacacgcacacacactcaccgctcTATGGTAAACCTGGTCTCCTGaggaacacccacacacatacacacacactcaccgctcTACGGTAAACCTGGTCTCCTGaggaacacccacacacatacacacacactcaccgctcTACGGTAAACCTGGTCTCCTGAGAAATGGCCCTCTTCCACACACAACCTCTCGTGCATGCACAATCCTCTTCCACACACAACTTCCtgtgcacacaaacatttaGGCCTTACTTTGAAGCACCGAGATTCGCTTGGTGCTGGATGCCAGTGTGAAACgttctttttaaaaatatatatatataattatgaaTGTGAAACATTAATACACTGCTTTGTCCTGTACTTTTTAGCTGGCTGTACTTTGAAACAgtttatgtatatatattattgTATATAATGTGCAACctttatatttataattatgaACGTGAAAGAGTAATGCACTGCTCGTCACATATGTCGTTTCACTATTTCTTGCAGTATTTCATGACAACCCACAAAATCACAGCATTAATACATGTAATCAGGTTCTGAAATTAAGAAATTTGCATTGAGCTACAGTAGTGTCTGTTGCATTCTGGGTGCAACTGAATGTTtatgaaacataaacacatatctTTAATGTAATGCTAAAGGCTACATTTTAAACCATTTTACACTGTGCATGCTATCTTGCcactatctactgtatcttTGCCTGCAGTTTGATTGCGTAATCGCTTTTCTGTTGCCTATGTGAAAGCTCACTCACTTCTTGTGCTGGTctgcttcattcatttcaacgTGACCACTCCTCTGCCCTCATGTTCCGTCAACCTGTCATTTGTCAATACATTATGAAAGCGTAAAACATGccttgtatagaccctttcaagagagttccattatcagcatcatagttggccccgttttacaaggcttccgttttaacattccatatgttatctacttcctctgcattaagattgggaaccaaatagaacgttcaagcattgtttttgtttttattgttgaaagggtctatacttaaCCCCACACATTTCCCCCACCTGCAGAGATGCAGCAGCCCCTCCACCCCCAGTGGCATCCTGTCCCCCACTGGCTCCCTGGACCCGCAGCTGGCCTGGGAGGAGCGGCAGGGCCAGTGGCTGCGGCGCCGGCGTCTGGACGGAGCCATCAACCGCGTGCCCATGGGTTTCTACCAGAAGGTCTGGAAGATTCTGCAGAAGTGCCACGGCTTGTCCATCGCTGGCTACGTGCTGCCATCCTCCACCACACGAGAGGTAGGCTGCTGCAGGACAGAGCGGAAGAGATGAAACTCGTGTTGCTGTATCATCAGCTTTCAAATGAAACTGGTTTAAAATTAATGTTTGGAATTAAATTATGGACATTTCAAGCTAATAAAAAGGTTCAGGATGATGTAGAGTTGAAAAATAATGGTCATAGCCTTCAGGCTATAACCTTCTGTGAACACTGAACAGCTCTATCTCACTAAAACAGTTGAGCTTCAGTTCACTGGAATAGAAGTAAAGCTTACATATAGACTTAGATCACTGACTCTCAACAGTGTTTAATCGTGTGCATAATCCACCCGTAATATGGAAACCAGCTCATACCCTTGGAAAATGGTGTAGTTTAAACAGAAGTAGGTCATTGAAGATTAGCTCAAATAGTGGAGTTTAGCACCTCATAAATGTCCACTGATTTGTTTTTGCTGCTCATATTGCTCTTATGTCAATACAATTATTAGGGATGTGACGCTCGAAGCTGACGTTTCGAAACAGTGTCGAGCTTCCGAAACGCAAGTGTTTCGAACAGTGTTTCGAATTGTGGTTCAAAACGCCCATGTCACGTGACCATGGCTTAGTGAGGCTTCGTGGTGTTTCAATTTGGTTTGGACAGGTGGCACACTTGCTGCGCGAGCCAATTACCCGAGTAGCCTAAACACCTGTTTGATCTAAATTACAAAGTCCCAGAATGCTTAAaagtcattcaaacacatcctatctttgtgggttttttgtgaggagagagattttgagagatatagcgacatagagacatataaagatatagcgatttatagtgcacttgtgattgataggttagtgatatagattaattgacaggctagacagacagtgagcgatagtttagatagatatagtctagtgacgttaatatttagatagtagcagaagtaaaaaaaaatatatgactgatgcctttatttcaagaacagctgaccctttgaaatactggcaggagaggagagtggtttatccaaacctaactgtgatggcaaaaaaatatttgtgcatgccagcaacaagtgtgccttgtgaaagaattttttccaaggctggggaggtttattcaaaaacaagaaacagattaaatgccaagacggcagaacaactgttataataaaaatgtatgttgacatacaaaaaatgtgttgtttatttttcccatgttttacctgattagtctaacctgcttcacatgtatcctttatttccctacaacatgttccaaaaaaaaaccctgggccataagcatagcctacattttaaaaccattgtagcattttcctctccagcatattccaaaggataatgtactaaactgaaataacaaaacatctaactggcagatataaaaatgttctaGTTACTGAACGCATATACTAGTCTGAAATTTCTAAGCACCAGCAGGGAGTCGAACACCTGCCGCTCCGGCCGAATGCAAGTGtgttaaccactgaaccacgtGGCTGTGGACGAAATCTTGAGTTCCatgttggctatttatattcttcgtctgaagcagttgtgcttcacggtcaaaatgtaatgttagcaaaactggccactagatgtcaccatggagttacgtgtgtcggattgtttcgaaacctcgacacattccggcgcaattgcttcgaacgtttcgttgtttcacaaagcctcgtTCTGCCCATCCCTAACAATTATAGTTATGTTCAACCCCACTGAACCAGAGAGATTTCGGTGTCGGTGGCcatgttagttagtataataaaagtatctatctatctatctatctctctatctatctatctatctatccatctatccttTAGTTGGTGACTGGTCAACATTTTGTTCCCTCACGGCTTGCCGTACTTCAGCATTGTTTTCTTCCGGTTTCGCGGCTTAAACGAAACAGTAACGTTGGTAGTGAGAGACATGCTTGCGGTGCAGACTAGCTGTGTCGACGCTGCAGTACATCGACTTTATAGACCTAAATAAATTAAAGGCTTGATCGTTGTGATTTCATCAGAATATAGTGGCGGCATCAGGATATAAGCATTTACTTCACCGTGTTCGTCTTGAAGAATCTCGAATTCTTCTTACGGACTAGTTAACACATAAAAACTTAAAAACAGCCTAACTGTGTTGTTGGGAGATTGTATATAGGGCACTTAGTTATGCCTTAAGTATTTCCGAAAGAACTTTTAATCGGAAAATAGCTGAGACGGCCATCACCAGAGTTAACCTACCACAAGAAGACAGATCAGCTGTAAACATGGGACCTCCACCGCAACAACATATGGAGACTGATGTAGCCGCTTCTACCAAGGATTCCAGTAACGTTAGCAAAGTGCATCCATCTGCATCTCCTCAGCCGGTCTCGGATCTCTCGCTGGCACACCCTCGTCCATGTAAACGTAAGTCTAGCAGTTGTGAAAACGGCGAGAATAGCCAAGGACCAGTGACCGTAAGGAAGCAACAGCAACCAAAGAAGAAAAAGTTCGAATATGGTAATTACAGCCAGTATTACGGTTACCGGTACTTGGGACTAAATGATGACCCACGCTTAAGGGCTTTTAGGCGTGAGTGGTTCCAGGGAAGAACGGTGCTTGACATTGGCTGCAACGCTGGACATGTAACACTGTTCATTGCCAAGCACTGGAAGCCAAGTAGAATAGTTGGGATGGATATTGATGGTGGGTTGATCTACACTGCAAGACAAAATATCAAACACTACCTTTCAGATACACAAGCAAAGGAGGACAATGATAGCATTAAAGATGCGGACCCAGCTGGAGATGAGGTCTCTGGGAATTCCTTAAATGCTCAGGTGAAGGAAGCTGAAATAGAGAACAACTCAGGGAGCCAACAGGAAGGCCAGTCCACCCCACGCATGTCTGGAAATCCCTCAGCGTCTGTGCCTCTCCCTCATACACCCAGTAACCCCCCTGGGAACTTCCCTGAGAATGTGTGCTTTGTTCGAGGTAACTATGTTCTGGAGAGTGACCAGCTCCTGGTCACCCAAAGGGAGGAATACAACGTGATCTTGTGTCTCAGTGTCACCAAGTGGATTCATCTGAACTGGGGCGACGCAGGTCTCAAGCGCCTCTTCCGTCGAGTTTACAAGCATCTTCTGCCTGGAGGGCTCTTCATCCTAGAGCCCCAACCCTGGGGCTCCTATAACAGGAGAAGAAAGCTCACGGACAGCATCTCCAAGAACTACGCAAGTATCCAGCTCAAACCAGATATGTTTGCCTCATACCTCATGTCTGAGGTGGGCTTCGGAGGCTACAAGCTCATTGGAACACCCAAGAGCTCATCACAAGGCTTTGAGAGACCCATCTATGTTTTTCACAAAGATAACGCACCTTCAGAACAAGTTGCATGATTTTTTTCAAGTGTCTATTTCATGACCCAAGTGAGGAAATTATGTTAATGTCCTACAGATCAGTCTGTGTGTACTTTTTTATGTGTTGGGAAATGGGATAAAACTGTGTACTTTGCACTTAACTGATGCCTTTaaggatatatatattataattatACATACAATATTGAAATCCAGAAAGCTAGTCATGACTGACTATGGGAAGACTATGTTGTTGCACTTTTAAATGAATACTTACCGTTAAACATTGATGACTGCTGTGTTCTTGGTTTTCTGTTTATTAAACATATTTGTTAAACCCTGAATGGGGAGTTTGTCACACACCCACAGTTTAAATAAATATtgattcaataaaaaaaaaaaaaaagcatctgTTTAGCGCATTTGTCATCGTACACGTTTGTCACCAcatgagaattttttttttatgcactCATGTCTGTGTCAGAAGATCCAACTCCTCAACTCAAATCAAAATAAGAGATGATGTCCTACCCTAAATGTAGTCTACCCAGTGCTTGGGACAGGGAACTTTGGACTGCAACTGAAATCAGACCTATGGTCACTATACTACATCACCATCAGGATCCCCACTTTACACAACCACATAACTGTATTCTATTGGAACTGTGTCAGCTCACATTCCTTATATTAGAACGTTTTTAATAATCagttactttttgagatatttaacATACAGAGGCAACAATAAGCCGGTAGTAGTattgtacaaccccaaatcagaaaaagttgtgatgtgtaaaatgtgaataaaaacagaatgtaataatctgcaaatctcttaaacatatattttagttgcaaaaaggacaaggacaacatatcaaatCAATTTAATGGAAATGTCAATTTTGCTTTGGGTataaaaaagagc
The Alosa sapidissima isolate fAloSap1 chromosome 23, fAloSap1.pri, whole genome shotgun sequence genome window above contains:
- the LOC121698253 gene encoding 7SK snRNA methylphosphate capping enzyme-like, with amino-acid sequence MGPPPQQHMETDVAASTKDSSNVSKVHPSASPQPVSDLSLAHPRPCKRKSSSCENGENSQGPVTVRKQQQPKKKKFEYGNYSQYYGYRYLGLNDDPRLRAFRREWFQGRTVLDIGCNAGHVTLFIAKHWKPSRIVGMDIDGGLIYTARQNIKHYLSDTQAKEDNDSIKDADPAGDEVSGNSLNAQVKEAEIENNSGSQQEGQSTPRMSGNPSASVPLPHTPSNPPGNFPENVCFVRGNYVLESDQLLVTQREEYNVILCLSVTKWIHLNWGDAGLKRLFRRVYKHLLPGGLFILEPQPWGSYNRRRKLTDSISKNYASIQLKPDMFASYLMSEVGFGGYKLIGTPKSSSQGFERPIYVFHKDNAPSEQVA